The Georgenia faecalis genome includes a window with the following:
- a CDS encoding ABC transporter permease produces MRTLDIGENTALRNAIAVVDAPVRPSPLSSTLTFTRRALLKIKHVPEQLMDVTLTPVIFTLMFTYLFGGAIAGDTRTYLQFLLPGILVQTVLIVTVYTGFTLNTDITKGVFDRFRSLPIWRPAPIVGALLGDTVRYSVASVITLGLGLLLGFRPDGGVVGVVAAVALLLVFAFALSWIFTILGLLMRSPNAVMGVSMLVLMPLTFASNIFVAPETMPSVLRAWVDINPVSALVTAVRGLMAGTATFSDVAWVLVAAAVITAILAPITMRIYRTRS; encoded by the coding sequence ATGAGAACCCTCGACATCGGGGAGAACACCGCGCTGCGGAACGCCATCGCCGTCGTCGACGCCCCCGTACGCCCCTCGCCGCTGAGCTCGACGCTCACCTTCACCCGGCGGGCCCTGCTCAAGATCAAGCACGTGCCCGAGCAGCTCATGGACGTCACCCTCACGCCGGTGATCTTCACGCTCATGTTCACGTACCTCTTCGGCGGGGCGATCGCCGGGGACACGCGGACCTACCTGCAGTTCCTCCTGCCGGGGATCCTCGTCCAGACCGTCCTCATCGTCACGGTCTACACGGGATTTACCCTCAACACCGACATCACCAAGGGCGTCTTCGACCGGTTCCGGTCCCTGCCGATCTGGCGCCCGGCTCCCATCGTCGGGGCGCTGCTCGGGGACACGGTGCGGTACTCCGTCGCCTCGGTGATCACGCTCGGCCTCGGCCTCCTCCTGGGGTTCCGACCGGACGGCGGGGTGGTCGGCGTGGTCGCCGCCGTGGCGCTGCTCCTCGTCTTCGCCTTCGCGCTGAGCTGGATCTTCACCATCCTCGGCCTGCTCATGCGCAGCCCCAACGCCGTCATGGGCGTGTCCATGCTCGTGCTCATGCCACTGACGTTCGCGTCCAACATCTTCGTCGCGCCCGAGACGATGCCGTCCGTCCTGCGCGCGTGGGTCGACATCAACCCGGTGTCCGCCCTGGTCACCGCGGTGCGGGGGCTCATGGCCGGCACGGCGACCTTCAGCGACGTCGCCTGGGTCCTCGTGGCGGCGGCGGTCATCACGGCGATCCTCGCCCCCATCACCATGCGGATCTACCGCACCCGGAGCTAG
- a CDS encoding maltose ABC transporter substrate-binding protein → MTMRRSITIAAAAGLTLTLAACGGGDGGSEPTTDAQETTDSATGGATEGGELTGTLTIWADETRVDLVEDISAEFTAETGVEVEVVQKASADIGTEFITAVPSGEGPDIIVSAHDGLGGWVTNGVVGTVELGDTAEEFSPAALAGVTYDGQVYGVPYAIENIALVRNNELVSETPATWDELVAQATGLGTEYSVLVQQDPAASDPYHLYPLQTSFGAPVFAQSADGSYTSELAMGGEQGVAFAEFLAAQGAAGVLDVNITADVAKEAFLAGESAYMVTGPWNVTEFVDAGLDVSVLPVPTAGGEEAQPFVGVQGFFPNIDSENALLVNEFLVNFIATPDVQTQLFELGGRVPAMTEVAEGLDDPILEGFNEAGATGVPMPAIPEMSAVWEFWGAAEVDIITGNAPAAERWTTMVENVEAAIAAN, encoded by the coding sequence ATGACGATGCGACGCAGCATCACGATCGCCGCGGCCGCGGGGCTCACCCTGACCCTCGCCGCCTGCGGCGGAGGCGACGGTGGCAGCGAGCCCACGACGGACGCCCAGGAGACCACCGACAGCGCCACCGGCGGCGCGACCGAGGGTGGCGAGCTCACCGGCACGCTCACCATCTGGGCCGACGAGACCCGGGTCGACCTCGTCGAGGACATCAGCGCCGAGTTCACCGCCGAGACCGGCGTGGAGGTCGAGGTCGTGCAGAAGGCCTCCGCCGACATCGGTACCGAGTTCATCACGGCCGTCCCCAGCGGCGAGGGCCCGGACATCATCGTCTCGGCCCACGACGGCCTGGGCGGCTGGGTGACCAACGGCGTCGTCGGGACGGTCGAGCTCGGCGACACGGCGGAGGAGTTCTCTCCCGCCGCCCTCGCCGGCGTCACCTACGACGGCCAGGTGTACGGCGTGCCGTACGCCATCGAGAACATCGCCCTCGTCCGCAACAACGAGCTGGTCTCCGAGACCCCGGCGACGTGGGACGAGCTCGTGGCCCAGGCCACCGGGCTCGGCACGGAGTACTCCGTCCTCGTCCAGCAGGACCCGGCCGCCTCCGACCCGTACCACCTGTACCCGCTGCAGACCTCGTTCGGGGCGCCGGTGTTCGCGCAGTCCGCGGACGGCTCCTACACCTCCGAGCTCGCCATGGGCGGCGAGCAGGGCGTGGCCTTCGCCGAGTTCCTCGCGGCGCAGGGTGCGGCCGGCGTCCTCGACGTCAACATCACCGCCGACGTCGCCAAGGAGGCCTTCCTCGCCGGCGAGTCCGCGTACATGGTCACCGGGCCGTGGAACGTCACCGAGTTCGTCGACGCCGGCCTCGACGTCTCCGTCCTCCCCGTGCCCACCGCCGGTGGCGAGGAGGCCCAGCCGTTCGTCGGTGTGCAGGGGTTCTTCCCGAACATCGACTCGGAGAACGCGCTGCTCGTCAACGAGTTCCTCGTGAACTTCATCGCCACGCCCGACGTCCAGACGCAGCTGTTCGAGCTCGGTGGACGCGTGCCCGCGATGACCGAGGTCGCTGAGGGCCTCGACGACCCGATCCTCGAGGGCTTCAACGAGGCCGGTGCCACCGGTGTCCCGATGCCGGCCATCCCCGAGATGTCCGCCGTGTGGGAGTTCTGGGGCGCCGCGGAGGTCGACATCATCACCGGCAACGCGCCGGCTGCTGAGCGCTGGACCACCATGGTGGAGAACGTCGAAGCGGCCATCGCGGCCAACTGA
- a CDS encoding asparaginase → MTTRTSRRRPLAVLTALTLTVGAALVAPGAVAATAPAPDDLPTVTVVATGGTIAGRAAGRDTFTDYRAGTYPMTDMVSVLEPEVSAIADVDVVQFGNSGSGGYTIAQYHALTQAVEEALETSDGVVVTTGTDTMEEFAYWLDLTVQSKKPVVISGAMRPWAAGETASEAGVIGADGPANLLQSIRLAAGQQTFCFGTVLMLNDEIHAARDVTKGNSTRNDTFVTRQLGALGWIDGDQVYVQRAPARVLDCATDEWFTPFDLDEVAATELPRVEIFYNYQEAGREAIDAFAAAGVEGIVTAGTGAGGISSGPGQARRAAVESGIWFVSTTRTGSGAVSGGGDGIIAGGDLIPQKARLLLLLSRTFTDDIEQAREWFATIGGSSFDQSAMAGVVSPVPGGEVPSPTPEPSAEPTAGPTTPPPGGEPGGEEPGTEEPGGEEPGTEVPGGVPGGEETDPASEPDAGEEAPGGAVGGPGSGSGSGGLPALGAETRGIVLAAALALLVGAAAVHQRRTRSLGVPGMPRGLGR, encoded by the coding sequence ATGACCACGAGAACGTCCCGACGGCGGCCGCTGGCCGTCCTCACCGCCCTCACCCTGACGGTCGGCGCGGCGCTGGTCGCACCCGGTGCGGTCGCCGCCACCGCGCCCGCCCCCGACGACCTGCCCACCGTCACCGTCGTCGCCACCGGCGGCACCATCGCGGGCCGCGCCGCCGGCCGGGACACCTTCACCGACTACCGCGCCGGCACCTACCCCATGACGGACATGGTCTCGGTCCTCGAGCCGGAGGTCTCCGCGATCGCCGACGTCGACGTCGTCCAGTTCGGCAACTCCGGATCCGGCGGCTACACGATCGCCCAGTACCACGCGCTCACCCAGGCGGTGGAGGAGGCGCTGGAGACGTCCGACGGCGTCGTCGTCACCACCGGCACGGACACGATGGAGGAGTTCGCCTACTGGCTCGACCTCACCGTGCAGAGCAAGAAGCCCGTGGTCATCAGCGGCGCGATGCGCCCCTGGGCCGCCGGTGAGACGGCGAGCGAGGCCGGCGTGATCGGCGCCGACGGCCCCGCCAACCTCCTCCAGTCCATCCGGCTGGCGGCGGGTCAGCAGACCTTCTGCTTCGGCACGGTCCTCATGCTCAACGACGAGATCCACGCGGCGCGCGACGTCACCAAGGGCAACTCGACGCGCAACGACACCTTCGTCACGCGCCAGCTCGGTGCCCTGGGCTGGATCGACGGCGACCAGGTCTACGTCCAGCGGGCCCCGGCCCGCGTGCTCGACTGCGCGACCGACGAGTGGTTCACACCGTTCGACCTCGACGAGGTCGCAGCGACCGAACTGCCGCGCGTGGAGATCTTCTACAACTACCAGGAGGCCGGCCGCGAGGCGATCGACGCCTTCGCCGCCGCCGGCGTCGAGGGCATCGTCACCGCCGGCACGGGTGCGGGTGGGATCTCCTCCGGACCGGGCCAGGCTCGGCGCGCCGCCGTGGAGAGCGGCATCTGGTTCGTCAGCACCACCCGCACCGGCAGCGGTGCGGTCTCGGGTGGGGGCGACGGCATCATCGCCGGCGGCGACCTCATCCCGCAGAAGGCCCGGCTGCTGCTCCTCCTCAGCCGGACGTTCACCGACGACATCGAGCAGGCCCGCGAGTGGTTCGCCACGATCGGCGGGTCGAGCTTCGACCAGTCCGCGATGGCCGGGGTGGTCAGCCCGGTCCCCGGTGGCGAGGTCCCGAGCCCGACGCCGGAGCCGTCGGCGGAGCCCACGGCCGGGCCGACGACGCCGCCCCCGGGTGGGGAGCCCGGCGGCGAGGAGCCCGGTACTGAGGAGCCCGGCGGTGAGGAGCCCGGTACCGAGGTCCCCGGCGGCGTCCCGGGGGGCGAGGAGACCGACCCTGCCAGCGAGCCGGACGCGGGCGAGGAGGCGCCGGGCGGTGCCGTCGGCGGACCGGGCTCGGGGTCGGGGTCCGGGGGACTGCCCGCCCTGGGTGCTGAGACGCGGGGCATCGTGCTCGCCGCGGCGCTCGCGCTGCTCGTCGGCGCGGCCGCCGTCCACCAGCGGCGCACGCGGTCGCTCGGTGTGCCGGGCATGCCGCGCGGGCTCGGCCGGTAG
- a CDS encoding ATP-binding cassette domain-containing protein — protein sequence MDTGLAIEAEGLVKRFKETVAVDGVDLRVPAGTVYGLLGPNGAGKTTVVRMLATLLRPDAGRARVLGHDVVTDADAVRSRVGLTGQYASVDEDLTGTENLEIIARLYGFSPARARQRAAELLGAFQLADAARKQVKTYSGGMRRRIDLAASLVMSPKVLFLDEPTTGLDPRSRNQVWDIVRLLVAEGASVLLTTQYLDEADQLADRIAVIDHGRVIAEGTAPQLKASVGAGTVSLRLADPAQREVAARIVGDVLGTTVHRSSDPAGLDALVPDDADGAAARVLPALHEAGVAVPEFSLGLPSLDEVFLALTGEEPVTDDTSAEPTEVR from the coding sequence GTGGACACCGGGCTGGCCATCGAGGCCGAGGGCCTCGTCAAACGCTTCAAGGAGACGGTCGCCGTCGACGGCGTCGACCTCCGGGTCCCCGCCGGGACCGTCTACGGGCTCCTCGGCCCGAACGGCGCCGGCAAGACGACCGTCGTGCGCATGCTCGCCACCCTGCTGCGGCCCGACGCCGGCCGCGCCCGGGTGCTCGGCCACGACGTCGTCACCGACGCGGACGCCGTGCGCTCCCGCGTGGGCCTCACCGGCCAGTACGCCTCGGTGGACGAGGACCTCACCGGCACCGAGAACCTCGAGATCATCGCGCGCCTCTACGGCTTCTCCCCCGCGCGCGCCCGGCAGCGGGCCGCCGAGCTCCTCGGCGCGTTCCAGCTCGCCGACGCCGCGCGGAAGCAGGTGAAGACCTACTCCGGCGGCATGCGGCGGCGGATCGACCTTGCCGCGAGCCTCGTCATGAGCCCCAAGGTGCTCTTCCTCGACGAGCCGACGACCGGCCTGGACCCCCGCAGCCGCAACCAGGTGTGGGACATCGTGCGGCTCCTCGTCGCCGAGGGCGCCAGCGTCCTGCTCACCACCCAGTACCTCGACGAGGCCGACCAGCTCGCCGACCGCATCGCCGTCATCGACCACGGGCGGGTCATCGCCGAGGGCACCGCCCCGCAGCTCAAGGCGTCCGTCGGCGCCGGCACCGTGAGCCTGCGGCTCGCCGACCCGGCCCAGCGCGAGGTCGCCGCGCGCATCGTCGGCGACGTCCTGGGGACCACCGTGCACCGGTCGTCCGACCCCGCGGGCCTGGACGCCCTCGTGCCCGACGACGCCGACGGCGCCGCCGCGCGGGTCCTGCCCGCGCTCCACGAGGCGGGCGTCGCCGTCCCCGAGTTCAGCCTCGGCCTGCCCAGCCTCGACGAGGTGTTCCTCGCGCTCACCGGCGAGGAACCGGTCACCGACGACACGTCGGCCGAGCCCACGGAGGTCCGATGA
- a CDS encoding DUF664 domain-containing protein, with protein MTETTPPWEPPMAGTEAEQLIGSLERLRTTFRWKADGLDAAGLQARVGASALTLGSLLKHLAVVEDDVFSIRLRGEGIGEPWESIWAGGPDWPFTSAVDDAPEDLYGFWDDAVERSRARLAEALAAGGLDQPAGITFDDGRSPSVRRLLCDLLEEYGRHTGHADLLRESVDGRVGEDAPPDWRPVSGRATLPGSRP; from the coding sequence ATGACCGAGACCACCCCTCCGTGGGAGCCGCCCATGGCCGGCACCGAGGCCGAGCAGCTCATCGGCTCCCTCGAACGCCTGCGCACGACGTTCCGGTGGAAGGCCGACGGCCTCGACGCGGCCGGGCTCCAGGCCCGGGTCGGGGCGTCCGCGCTCACGCTCGGCAGCCTGCTCAAGCACCTCGCCGTCGTCGAGGACGACGTCTTCTCGATCCGGCTGCGCGGCGAGGGCATCGGCGAGCCGTGGGAGTCGATCTGGGCCGGGGGCCCGGACTGGCCGTTCACGTCCGCCGTCGACGACGCCCCCGAGGACCTTTACGGGTTCTGGGACGACGCCGTCGAGCGGTCCCGAGCGCGCCTCGCCGAGGCGCTCGCCGCCGGCGGGCTCGACCAGCCGGCGGGCATCACCTTCGACGACGGGCGCAGCCCCAGCGTCCGCCGCCTTCTGTGCGACCTCCTCGAGGAGTACGGCCGGCACACCGGCCACGCCGACCTGCTCCGCGAGAGCGTCGACGGCCGGGTCGGCGAGGACGCGCCCCCGGACTGGCGGCCCGTGAGCGGCCGGGCCACCCTTCCGGGCTCGCGGCCCTGA
- the dusB gene encoding tRNA dihydrouridine synthase DusB, translated as MAGVTNPPFRRLCREAGLAGLAGTPATVDPAVAGAPAAADPAVTSPRGPRPGTFAPAGLYVTEMVTSRALVERTPETMRMVRADPEEPVRSVQLYGVDPATIAAAVRILVAEDRADHVDLNFGCPVPKVTRKGGGAALPWKRDLFAAIVTDAVAAAREASAGRDHEVPVTVKMRIGIDDEHLTYLDAGRIAERAGVAAVALHARTAAQHYSGQARWETISRLKETVRTIPVLGNGDIWSAEDALAMVAETGCDGVVVGRGCQGRPWLFTDLIAGFTGSDVRVRPGLREVAATIRRHGELMVEHFGDESKALRELRKHMAWYLKGYVVGGQARADLGLVSSLAELDERLAALDLDQPYPGEGAEGPRGRAGSPRVPHLPDGWLATPDIDDRLRAMLAEAELSVSGG; from the coding sequence ATGGCCGGGGTGACCAACCCGCCCTTCCGCCGGCTGTGCCGGGAGGCCGGGCTCGCCGGCCTGGCCGGAACACCGGCGACGGTGGACCCCGCCGTCGCCGGAGCACCGGCGGCGGCGGACCCCGCCGTGACCTCGCCCCGCGGCCCACGGCCGGGAACCTTCGCGCCCGCCGGTCTCTACGTCACCGAGATGGTCACCTCCCGCGCGCTCGTCGAGCGCACGCCGGAGACGATGCGGATGGTCCGGGCCGACCCCGAGGAGCCGGTGCGCAGCGTGCAGCTCTACGGCGTGGACCCGGCGACCATCGCCGCGGCGGTGCGGATCCTCGTCGCCGAGGACCGCGCCGACCACGTCGACCTCAACTTCGGCTGCCCCGTCCCCAAGGTGACCCGCAAGGGTGGCGGCGCCGCCCTGCCCTGGAAGCGCGACCTCTTCGCCGCCATCGTCACCGACGCCGTCGCCGCCGCCCGGGAGGCTTCGGCGGGGCGTGACCACGAGGTGCCCGTCACGGTGAAGATGCGCATCGGCATCGACGACGAGCACCTCACCTACCTCGACGCCGGGCGGATCGCCGAGCGGGCCGGCGTCGCCGCCGTCGCGCTGCACGCCCGCACGGCGGCCCAGCACTACTCCGGCCAGGCCCGGTGGGAGACCATCAGCCGGCTCAAGGAGACGGTGCGCACCATCCCGGTGCTCGGCAACGGCGACATCTGGTCGGCGGAGGACGCCCTCGCCATGGTCGCCGAGACCGGGTGCGACGGCGTCGTCGTCGGCCGCGGGTGCCAGGGGCGGCCGTGGCTGTTCACCGACCTCATCGCGGGCTTCACGGGTTCCGACGTGCGGGTGCGGCCCGGTCTGCGGGAGGTCGCCGCCACCATCCGCCGGCACGGCGAGCTCATGGTGGAGCACTTCGGCGACGAGTCGAAGGCCCTGCGCGAGCTGCGCAAGCACATGGCGTGGTACCTCAAGGGCTACGTCGTCGGCGGCCAGGCGCGGGCGGACCTCGGCCTGGTGAGCAGCCTCGCCGAGCTTGACGAGCGGCTCGCCGCGCTCGACCTCGACCAGCCCTACCCGGGCGAGGGCGCCGAGGGCCCGCGGGGCCGCGCCGGGAGCCCCCGCGTCCCGCACCTGCCGGACGGCTGGCTGGCGACGCCGGACATCGACGACCGGCTCCGCGCCATGCTCGCCGAGGCCGAGCTGTCGGTGTCGGGGGGCTAG
- a CDS encoding glycoside hydrolase family 13 protein, whose translation MTTRTTTSAAALSPLHRPGPDAEWWRTAVIYQVYPRSFADADGDGTGDLPGITARLPHLAALGVDAIWLSPFYRSPQADAGYDVADYRDVDPLFGTLDDADHLVREAHALGLRVIIDLVPNHTSDQHAWFRAALDAGPGSPERARYLFREGLGEHGEEPPNNWSSIFGGNAWTRVRDRADAPGSTWADDGQWYLHLFDSAQPDLNWDNPEVHAEFESVLRFWLDRGVDGFRVDVAHGLVKAAGLPDWSGHVRMVDGETEPADGDGAGGAADDAPSDGPAGTGAAADPTAAADPTAADDPAPGANRGPMFDQEGVHDIYRRWHEVLAEYDGDRALVAEAWVDPLSRLARYVRPDEMHQAFNFAFLVTPWDAARLRACVAESYAAYDAVGAPTTWVLSNHDVVRHASRLGLAETGKGPNGIGAEDTQPDAALGLRRARAASTLMLALPGSAYLYQGEELGLPEHTALDDDLRQDPAWPRTGFTEKGRDGCRVPLPWSADEPAYGFSPTGRSWLPQPADWAPYAVDAQTGVAGSTLELYREALRLRAELGLGASAVRWAEGWAESPDVVAFVSSAADRADVLVVTAVGDTTVTLPEGHEVLLASGPLEARDGGTVLPADTTVWLRRG comes from the coding sequence GTGACCACCCGCACCACCACCAGCGCCGCCGCCCTGAGCCCGCTCCACCGCCCCGGACCCGACGCCGAGTGGTGGCGTACGGCGGTGATCTACCAGGTCTACCCCCGGTCGTTCGCCGACGCGGACGGCGACGGCACGGGCGACCTGCCCGGGATCACCGCCCGCCTGCCGCACCTCGCGGCGCTCGGGGTCGACGCCATCTGGCTGTCCCCCTTCTACCGCTCCCCCCAGGCCGACGCGGGGTACGACGTCGCCGACTACCGCGACGTCGACCCGCTGTTCGGCACGCTCGACGACGCCGATCACCTCGTCCGCGAGGCGCACGCGCTCGGGCTGCGGGTCATCATCGACCTGGTGCCGAACCACACCTCCGACCAGCACGCCTGGTTCCGCGCGGCGCTCGACGCCGGGCCCGGCAGCCCGGAGCGCGCCCGGTACCTCTTCCGTGAGGGGCTCGGGGAGCACGGCGAGGAGCCGCCGAACAACTGGTCCTCGATCTTCGGCGGGAACGCGTGGACCCGGGTCCGCGACCGCGCCGACGCCCCGGGGAGCACCTGGGCCGACGACGGCCAGTGGTACCTGCACCTGTTCGACTCCGCCCAGCCCGACCTCAACTGGGACAACCCCGAGGTCCACGCCGAGTTCGAGTCGGTCCTGCGCTTCTGGCTCGACCGGGGCGTCGACGGGTTCCGGGTCGACGTCGCCCACGGGCTCGTCAAGGCCGCGGGCCTGCCCGACTGGTCCGGCCACGTCCGCATGGTCGACGGGGAGACCGAGCCGGCCGACGGCGACGGCGCTGGTGGCGCCGCGGACGACGCGCCCAGTGACGGACCCGCCGGTACTGGCGCCGCCGCGGATCCCACGGCCGCCGCCGACCCCACGGCCGCCGACGACCCGGCGCCCGGCGCCAACCGCGGGCCGATGTTCGACCAGGAGGGCGTCCACGACATCTACCGCCGCTGGCACGAGGTCCTCGCCGAGTACGACGGCGACCGCGCGCTCGTCGCCGAGGCGTGGGTCGATCCCCTGAGCCGGCTGGCGCGGTACGTCCGCCCGGACGAGATGCACCAGGCCTTCAACTTCGCCTTCCTCGTCACCCCGTGGGACGCGGCGCGGCTGCGCGCCTGCGTCGCGGAGTCCTACGCGGCGTACGACGCCGTCGGCGCTCCCACCACGTGGGTGCTGTCCAACCACGACGTCGTCCGCCACGCCTCGCGCCTCGGCCTCGCCGAGACCGGCAAGGGCCCCAACGGGATCGGCGCCGAGGACACCCAGCCGGACGCGGCGCTCGGACTGCGGCGCGCCCGTGCGGCGAGCACGCTCATGCTGGCGCTGCCCGGCTCGGCCTACCTCTACCAGGGCGAGGAGCTCGGGCTGCCCGAGCACACGGCGCTCGACGACGACCTGCGCCAGGACCCGGCGTGGCCGCGGACCGGTTTCACCGAGAAGGGCCGGGACGGCTGCCGCGTCCCGCTGCCCTGGTCGGCCGACGAGCCCGCCTACGGGTTCTCCCCCACCGGCCGGTCCTGGCTCCCCCAGCCGGCGGACTGGGCGCCCTACGCCGTCGACGCCCAGACCGGTGTGGCCGGGTCGACGCTCGAGCTCTACCGCGAGGCCCTGCGGCTGCGCGCCGAGCTGGGCCTCGGTGCCTCCGCCGTGCGCTGGGCGGAGGGCTGGGCCGAGTCCCCGGACGTCGTGGCGTTCGTCAGCTCCGCGGCCGACCGGGCCGACGTGCTCGTCGTCACCGCGGTCGGCGACACCACCGTCACGCTGCCCGAGGGGCACGAGGTGCTGCTCGCCTCCGGCCCGCTCGAGGCCCGCGACGGAGGGACCGTGCTGCCCGCGGACACGACCGTGTGGCTCCGGCGCGGCTGA
- a CDS encoding Nramp family divalent metal transporter, whose amino-acid sequence MSSAARSAQQPDTAVVQDDPYRLDPAGVREPPTTWRGSIRFFGPGLIVSASIVGAGELITATALGAEAGFVLLWLVIFSTLVKVAVQVEMARYSIVTGLGGMEGYNRVPPRFGKVSWVFVMWALMAISKLIQTGGLIGGMAAALSILLPIGSAPLETTSLTIWAVIVTGAAIASLYANKYGVIEKVAVFLTMTFVAVTLVIALGLPMTEYAYSGGDLASGLSLSLPVGAIGIAVAMFGLTGVGSEEITAYTYWCLEKGYARWSGPNDGSADYKRRARGWIAVMQKDAIVAWVIYTVSTMSFYVMGAAVLHPQGLVPQGNDMIEVLSQTYASVLGEWGRILYLVGALAALGSTIWAAIPSWSRSWANALSILGVFDWADSARRNGWMRFFIVVLPLVWLLTFLWISSPFVMILIGGVAGGIFLAAVAIAAWYLRRTYVEPDLRGGWFATAAIIVSGVAILLLGVYTALSSTGLVEIG is encoded by the coding sequence ATGTCGTCCGCCGCCCGCTCCGCGCAGCAGCCCGACACCGCCGTCGTCCAGGACGACCCGTACCGCCTCGATCCCGCCGGCGTCCGCGAGCCGCCGACCACGTGGCGCGGCTCCATCCGTTTCTTCGGCCCCGGCCTCATCGTCTCCGCGTCCATCGTCGGAGCCGGGGAGCTCATCACCGCCACGGCGCTGGGGGCCGAGGCCGGCTTCGTCCTGCTGTGGCTGGTGATCTTCTCGACCCTCGTCAAGGTCGCCGTCCAGGTGGAGATGGCCCGGTACTCGATCGTCACGGGCCTGGGCGGCATGGAGGGCTACAACCGGGTGCCGCCCCGCTTCGGCAAGGTCAGCTGGGTCTTCGTCATGTGGGCGCTCATGGCGATCTCGAAGCTCATCCAGACCGGCGGGCTCATCGGCGGCATGGCCGCCGCGCTGTCGATCCTCCTGCCCATCGGGTCGGCGCCGCTGGAGACGACGTCGCTGACGATCTGGGCGGTCATCGTCACCGGGGCGGCGATCGCGTCGCTCTACGCCAACAAGTACGGGGTGATCGAGAAGGTCGCCGTCTTCCTCACCATGACGTTCGTCGCCGTCACCCTGGTCATCGCGCTCGGCCTGCCCATGACGGAGTACGCCTACTCCGGCGGCGACCTGGCCTCCGGGCTGTCGCTGTCCCTGCCCGTCGGGGCCATCGGCATCGCCGTGGCGATGTTCGGCCTCACCGGCGTCGGCTCGGAGGAGATCACCGCCTACACCTACTGGTGCCTGGAGAAGGGCTACGCCCGCTGGTCCGGCCCCAACGACGGCTCCGCCGACTACAAGCGGCGCGCGCGCGGGTGGATCGCCGTCATGCAGAAGGACGCGATCGTCGCGTGGGTGATCTACACGGTCAGCACGATGTCCTTCTACGTCATGGGCGCCGCCGTCCTGCACCCGCAGGGGCTGGTGCCCCAGGGCAACGACATGATCGAGGTCCTCTCGCAGACGTATGCCAGCGTGCTCGGCGAGTGGGGCCGGATCCTCTACCTCGTGGGGGCGCTCGCCGCCCTGGGGTCGACGATCTGGGCGGCGATCCCGTCGTGGTCCCGCTCGTGGGCCAACGCCCTGAGCATCCTCGGCGTCTTCGACTGGGCGGACAGCGCGCGACGCAACGGCTGGATGCGGTTCTTCATCGTCGTGCTGCCGCTCGTCTGGCTGCTGACGTTCCTGTGGATCTCCTCGCCGTTCGTCATGATCCTCATCGGCGGCGTCGCCGGGGGAATCTTCCTCGCCGCGGTCGCCATCGCCGCCTGGTACCTGCGCCGGACGTACGTCGAGCCGGACCTGCGCGGCGGATGGTTCGCGACGGCGGCGATCATCGTCAGCGGCGTCGCGATCCTCCTGCTCGGCGTCTACACCGCGCTCAGCTCGACCGGCCTCGTGGAGATCGGCTGA